Proteins from a genomic interval of Panthera uncia isolate 11264 chromosome C1 unlocalized genomic scaffold, Puncia_PCG_1.0 HiC_scaffold_4, whole genome shotgun sequence:
- the TNFAIP8L2 gene encoding tumor necrosis factor alpha-induced protein 8-like protein 2 codes for MESFSSKSLALQAEKKLLSKMAGRSVAHLFIDETSSAVLDELYRVSKEYTHSRPQAQRVIKDLIKVAVKVAVLHRSGCFGPGELALAARFRQKLRQGAMTALSFGEVDFTFEAAVLAGLLTECRDVLLELVEHHLTPKSHGRIRHVFDHFSDAGLLTALYGPDFTQHLGKICDGLRKMLDEGKL; via the coding sequence ATGGAGTCCTTCAGCTCAAAGAGTCTGGCACTACAGGCGGAGAAGAAGCTACTGAGTAAGATGGCAGGTCGGTCCGTGGCTCATCTGTTCATCGACGAGACCAGCAGCGCGGTGCTAGATGAGCTCTACCGTGTTTCCAAAGAGTACACGCACAGCCGGCCCCAGGCCCAGCGGGTGATCAAGGACCTGATCAAGGTGGCGGTCAAGGTGGCCGTGCTGCACCGCAGCGGTTGCTTTGGCCCCGGTGAGCTGGCCCTGGCCGCCCGCTTCCGCCAAAAGCTGCGGCAGGGCGCCATGACGGCACTCAGCTTTGGCGAGGTGGACTTCACCTTTGAGGCTGCGGTGCTGGCTGGCCTGCTGACCGAGTGCCGGGATGTGCTGCTGGAGCTGGTGGAGCACCACCTCACACCCAAGTCACACGGCCGCATCCGCCACGTGTTCGATCACTTCTCTGACGCGGGCCTGCTCACCGCCCTCTACGGGCCCGACTTCACTCAGCACCTGGGCAAGATCTGTGATGGGCTCAGGAAGATGCTGGATGAGGGGAAACTCTGA
- the SEMA6C gene encoding semaphorin-6C isoform X2, with protein sequence MPRAPRFMPLLLLLLSLPHTRAAFPQDPLPLLTSDLQGTSPLSWFRGLEDDAVVAELGLDFQRFLTLNRTLLVAARDHVFSFDLQAQEAGEGLVPNKYLTWQSQDMENCAVRGKLTDECHNYIRVLVPWDSQTLLACGTNSFSPVCRSYGITSLQQEGEELSGQARCPFDATQSNVAIFAEGSLYSATAADFQASDAVVYRSLGPQPPLRSAKYDSKWLREPHFVHALEHGDHVYFFFREVSVEDARLGRVQFSRVARVCKRDMGGSPRALDRHWTSFLKLRLNCSVPGDSTFYFDVLQALTGPVNLYGRSALFGVFTTQTNSIPGSAVCAFYLDDIEHAFEGKFKEQRSLDGAWTPVSEDRVPSPRPGSCAGVGVAALFPSSRDLPDDVLTFIKAHPLLDPAVPPATHQPLLTLPSRDAYPSRALLTQLAVDGRAGPYGNTTVLFLGSEDGTVLKVLPPGGPSGGPEPILLEEINAYSPARCSGKRVAQTARRVIGLELDTEGHRLFVAFSGCIIYLPLSRCARHGACQRSCLASQDPYCGWHSSRGCVDIRGPGGTDVDPAGNQESTEHSDCQDGATGSQSGTGDSAYGVRRDLPPASASLSVPIPLLLACAAAAFALGASVSGLLVSCACRRAHRRRSKDVETPGLPRPLSLRSLARLHGAGPEPPQSKDGDGAQPPQLYTTFLPPPEGVAPPELACLPTPESTPELPAKHLRHAGGPWEWNQNGNNAKEGQGRARGGNAAGGPAPRVLVRPPPPGCPGQAVEVTTLEELLRHLHGPQPPRKGAEPLAAAAFTSRALPPEPSPTPTLFAGPSLLPRECGPPLRLDVPPEGKCAAPSTRPALSAPAPRLGVGGGRRTPFPTHRAPPALLTRVPSGGPSRYCGGPGRHLLYLGRPEGYRGRALKRVDVEKPQLPPKPPLVAPSPPPAVPNGSHFHF encoded by the exons ATGCCCCGTGCCCCCCGCTTCATGCCCTTGCTGCTCCTGCTGCTCTCACTTCCCCATACCCGGGCTGCCTTCCCCCAGGACCCCCTCCCTCTGCTGACCTCTGACCTGCAAG GGACTTCCCCATTATCTTGGTTCCGGGGCCTGGAGGATGATGCTGTGGTTGCCGAACTTGGGCTGGACTTTCAGAGATTCCTAACCTTGAACCGGACCTTGCTAGTGGCTGCCCG GGATCACGTTTTCTCCTTCGATCTTCAagcccaggaggcaggggaggggctggtgcCGAACAAG TATCTAACATGGCAGAGCCAAGACATGGAGAACTGTGCTGTGCGGGGAAAGCTGACG GACGAGTGCCACAACTATATTCGTGTTCTTGTTCCCTGGGACTCCCAGACACTCCTTGCCTGTGGAACGAACTCATTCAGCCCCGTGTGCCGCAGCTATGGG ATAACTTCGCTGCAGCAGGAGGGTGAAGAGCTGAGTGGGCAGGCTCGATGCCCCTTTGATGCCACCCAGTCCAATGTGGCCATCTTTGCAG AGGGCAGCCTATACTCAGCCACAGCTGCGGATTTCCAGGCCAGTGATGCTGTGGTTTACAGAAGCCTTGGGCCTCAGCCCCCACTCCGCTCTGCCAAGTACGACTCCAAGTGGCTCAGAG AGCCACACTTCGTCCATGCCTTGGAGCACGGAGACCATGTCTACTTCTTCTTCCGAGAGGTCTCTGTGGAGGATGCTCGGCTGGGAAGG GTGCAGTTCTCCAGGGTGGCCCGAGTATGTAAACGTGACATGGGCGGCTCACCTCGGGCCTTGGACCGCCACTGGACATCCTTCCTGAAGCTGCGGCTCAACTGCTCTGTTCCTGGAGATTCTACCTTCTATTTTGACGTCTTACAGGCCTTAACTGGGCCTGTGAACTTGTACGGTCGCTCTGCTCTCTTTGGGGTCTTCACCACGCAGACCAACAG CATCCCTGGCTCTGCAGTCTGTGCCTTCTACCTGGATGATATCGAGCATGCGTTTGAGGGCAAGTTCAAGGAGCAGAGGAGTCTGGATGGGGCCTGGACACCCGTATCTGAAGACAGGGTTCCCTCCCCCAG GCCAGGATCCTGTGCAGGAGTAGGTGTGGCTGCCTTGTTCCCCTCTTCCAGAGATCTCCCTGACGATGTCCTGACCTTTATCAAGGCTCACCCACTGCTGGACCCGGCCGTGCCACCTGCTACCCATCAGCCTCTGCTCACCCTCCCCAGCAGGGAT GCCTATCCCTCCAGGGCTCTACTGACCCAGTTAGCTGTGGATGGTAGGGCTGGTCCCTACGGTAACACCACAGTCCTGTTCCTGGGCTCCGAAGATGGGACAGTGCTGAAGGTACTGCCCCCAGGGGGGCCATCAGGGGGCCCTGAGCCCATCCTGTTGGAAGAAATCAATGCCTACAGCCCTGCCAG GTGTAGTGGGAAGCGGGTGGCCCAAACAGCACGGCGGGTCATAGGGCTGGAGCTGGACACTGAAGGTCACAGGCTCTTTGTGGCTTTTTCTGGCTGCATCATCTACCTCCCTCTCAGTCGGTGTGCCCGGCACGGGGCCTGTCAGAG GAGCTGTCTGGCTTCTCAGGACCCATACTGTGGATGGCATAGCTCCAGAGGCTGTGTGGATATCAGGGGACCCGGTGG GACTGATGTGGATCCGGCTGGGAACCAGGAATCCACGGAGCACAGTGACTGCCAAG ACGGAGCTACTGGGAGTCAGTCTGGTACAGGGGATTCTGCTTATG GCGTGCGCCGGGACCtccccccagcctcagcctcccTCTCCGTCCCCATCCCACTCCTCCTGGCCTGTGCTGCCGCAGCCTTCGCTCTGGGCGCCTCGGTCTCTGGCCTCCTGGTCTCCTGCGCGTGCCGCCGAGCCCACCGACGTCGGAGCAAGGACGTCGAGACTCCGGGGCTCCCGCGCCCTCTCTCCCTTCGCAGCTTGGCCCGGCTGCACGGTGCGGGCCCGGAGCCGCCGCAGTCCAAGGACGGAGACGGGGCGCAGCCGCCCCAGCTCTACaccaccttcctgcctccccccgAGGGGGTGGCCCCGCCGGAGCTGGCCTGCCTGCCCACGCCGGAGTCCACGCCCGAGCTGCCGGCCAAGCACCTCCGCCACGCCGGGGGCCCCTGGGAGTGGAACCAGAACGGGAACAATGCCAAGGAGGGCCAGGGCCGCGCGCGGGGCGGGAACGCGGCGGGCGGCCCCGCGCCCCGCGTGCTGGTGAGGCCGCCGCCGCCCGGCTGTCCCGGGCAGGCGGTGGAGGTCACCACCCTGGAAGAACTGCTGCGCCACCTGCACGGTCCGCAGCCACCCAGGAAGGGGGCCGAGCCCCTGGCCGCGGCCGCGTTTACCTCGCGGGCGCTCCCGCCGgaacccagccccacccccaccctgttcgcgggccccagcctcctgccccggGAGTGTGGCCCGCCGTTGAGGCTGGACGTGCCCCCCGAGGGCAAGTGCGCGGCCCCCTCCACGCGGCCCGCCCTCTCCGCCCCCGCTCCCCGGCTAGGGGTCGGGGGCGGCCGCAGAACGCCCTTCCCCACGCATCGTGCCCCCCCGGCCCTGCTCACTCGGGTCCCCTCGGGGGGTCCCTCCAGGTACTGTGGGGGGCCTGGGAGACATCTTCTGTACCTGGGCCGGCCGGAGGGCTATCGGGGCCGCGCCCTAAAGAGGGTGGACGTCGAGAAGCCGCAGCTGCCCCCGAAGCCGCCCCTCGTCGCGCCCTCCCCCCCGCCGGCCGTCCCCAACGGCAgccattttcacttttaa
- the SEMA6C gene encoding semaphorin-6C isoform X1, which translates to MPRAPRFMPLLLLLLSLPHTRAAFPQDPLPLLTSDLQGTSPLSWFRGLEDDAVVAELGLDFQRFLTLNRTLLVAARDHVFSFDLQAQEAGEGLVPNKYLTWQSQDMENCAVRGKLTDECHNYIRVLVPWDSQTLLACGTNSFSPVCRSYGITSLQQEGEELSGQARCPFDATQSNVAIFAEGSLYSATAADFQASDAVVYRSLGPQPPLRSAKYDSKWLREPHFVHALEHGDHVYFFFREVSVEDARLGRVQFSRVARVCKRDMGGSPRALDRHWTSFLKLRLNCSVPGDSTFYFDVLQALTGPVNLYGRSALFGVFTTQTNSIPGSAVCAFYLDDIEHAFEGKFKEQRSLDGAWTPVSEDRVPSPRPGSCAGVGVAALFPSSRDLPDDVLTFIKAHPLLDPAVPPATHQPLLTLPSRDAYPSRALLTQLAVDGRAGPYGNTTVLFLGSEDGTVLKVLPPGGPSGGPEPILLEEINAYSPARCSGKRVAQTARRVIGLELDTEGHRLFVAFSGCIIYLPLSRCARHGACQRSCLASQDPYCGWHSSRGCVDIRGPGGTDVDPAGNQESTEHSDCQDGATGSQSGTGDSAYVLLGPGPSPETPSPLSDAHPRPQSSTIGAHTQGKGAGVRRDLPPASASLSVPIPLLLACAAAAFALGASVSGLLVSCACRRAHRRRSKDVETPGLPRPLSLRSLARLHGAGPEPPQSKDGDGAQPPQLYTTFLPPPEGVAPPELACLPTPESTPELPAKHLRHAGGPWEWNQNGNNAKEGQGRARGGNAAGGPAPRVLVRPPPPGCPGQAVEVTTLEELLRHLHGPQPPRKGAEPLAAAAFTSRALPPEPSPTPTLFAGPSLLPRECGPPLRLDVPPEGKCAAPSTRPALSAPAPRLGVGGGRRTPFPTHRAPPALLTRVPSGGPSRYCGGPGRHLLYLGRPEGYRGRALKRVDVEKPQLPPKPPLVAPSPPPAVPNGSHFHF; encoded by the exons ATGCCCCGTGCCCCCCGCTTCATGCCCTTGCTGCTCCTGCTGCTCTCACTTCCCCATACCCGGGCTGCCTTCCCCCAGGACCCCCTCCCTCTGCTGACCTCTGACCTGCAAG GGACTTCCCCATTATCTTGGTTCCGGGGCCTGGAGGATGATGCTGTGGTTGCCGAACTTGGGCTGGACTTTCAGAGATTCCTAACCTTGAACCGGACCTTGCTAGTGGCTGCCCG GGATCACGTTTTCTCCTTCGATCTTCAagcccaggaggcaggggaggggctggtgcCGAACAAG TATCTAACATGGCAGAGCCAAGACATGGAGAACTGTGCTGTGCGGGGAAAGCTGACG GACGAGTGCCACAACTATATTCGTGTTCTTGTTCCCTGGGACTCCCAGACACTCCTTGCCTGTGGAACGAACTCATTCAGCCCCGTGTGCCGCAGCTATGGG ATAACTTCGCTGCAGCAGGAGGGTGAAGAGCTGAGTGGGCAGGCTCGATGCCCCTTTGATGCCACCCAGTCCAATGTGGCCATCTTTGCAG AGGGCAGCCTATACTCAGCCACAGCTGCGGATTTCCAGGCCAGTGATGCTGTGGTTTACAGAAGCCTTGGGCCTCAGCCCCCACTCCGCTCTGCCAAGTACGACTCCAAGTGGCTCAGAG AGCCACACTTCGTCCATGCCTTGGAGCACGGAGACCATGTCTACTTCTTCTTCCGAGAGGTCTCTGTGGAGGATGCTCGGCTGGGAAGG GTGCAGTTCTCCAGGGTGGCCCGAGTATGTAAACGTGACATGGGCGGCTCACCTCGGGCCTTGGACCGCCACTGGACATCCTTCCTGAAGCTGCGGCTCAACTGCTCTGTTCCTGGAGATTCTACCTTCTATTTTGACGTCTTACAGGCCTTAACTGGGCCTGTGAACTTGTACGGTCGCTCTGCTCTCTTTGGGGTCTTCACCACGCAGACCAACAG CATCCCTGGCTCTGCAGTCTGTGCCTTCTACCTGGATGATATCGAGCATGCGTTTGAGGGCAAGTTCAAGGAGCAGAGGAGTCTGGATGGGGCCTGGACACCCGTATCTGAAGACAGGGTTCCCTCCCCCAG GCCAGGATCCTGTGCAGGAGTAGGTGTGGCTGCCTTGTTCCCCTCTTCCAGAGATCTCCCTGACGATGTCCTGACCTTTATCAAGGCTCACCCACTGCTGGACCCGGCCGTGCCACCTGCTACCCATCAGCCTCTGCTCACCCTCCCCAGCAGGGAT GCCTATCCCTCCAGGGCTCTACTGACCCAGTTAGCTGTGGATGGTAGGGCTGGTCCCTACGGTAACACCACAGTCCTGTTCCTGGGCTCCGAAGATGGGACAGTGCTGAAGGTACTGCCCCCAGGGGGGCCATCAGGGGGCCCTGAGCCCATCCTGTTGGAAGAAATCAATGCCTACAGCCCTGCCAG GTGTAGTGGGAAGCGGGTGGCCCAAACAGCACGGCGGGTCATAGGGCTGGAGCTGGACACTGAAGGTCACAGGCTCTTTGTGGCTTTTTCTGGCTGCATCATCTACCTCCCTCTCAGTCGGTGTGCCCGGCACGGGGCCTGTCAGAG GAGCTGTCTGGCTTCTCAGGACCCATACTGTGGATGGCATAGCTCCAGAGGCTGTGTGGATATCAGGGGACCCGGTGG GACTGATGTGGATCCGGCTGGGAACCAGGAATCCACGGAGCACAGTGACTGCCAAG ACGGAGCTACTGGGAGTCAGTCTGGTACAGGGGATTCTGCTTATG TGCTTCTGGGTCCTGGCCCTTCCCCTGAGACCCCCAGCCCCCTCAGTGATGCCCACCCCCGGCCCCAGTCTTCCACTATTGGAGCTCACACTCAGGGTAAGGGGGCTG GCGTGCGCCGGGACCtccccccagcctcagcctcccTCTCCGTCCCCATCCCACTCCTCCTGGCCTGTGCTGCCGCAGCCTTCGCTCTGGGCGCCTCGGTCTCTGGCCTCCTGGTCTCCTGCGCGTGCCGCCGAGCCCACCGACGTCGGAGCAAGGACGTCGAGACTCCGGGGCTCCCGCGCCCTCTCTCCCTTCGCAGCTTGGCCCGGCTGCACGGTGCGGGCCCGGAGCCGCCGCAGTCCAAGGACGGAGACGGGGCGCAGCCGCCCCAGCTCTACaccaccttcctgcctccccccgAGGGGGTGGCCCCGCCGGAGCTGGCCTGCCTGCCCACGCCGGAGTCCACGCCCGAGCTGCCGGCCAAGCACCTCCGCCACGCCGGGGGCCCCTGGGAGTGGAACCAGAACGGGAACAATGCCAAGGAGGGCCAGGGCCGCGCGCGGGGCGGGAACGCGGCGGGCGGCCCCGCGCCCCGCGTGCTGGTGAGGCCGCCGCCGCCCGGCTGTCCCGGGCAGGCGGTGGAGGTCACCACCCTGGAAGAACTGCTGCGCCACCTGCACGGTCCGCAGCCACCCAGGAAGGGGGCCGAGCCCCTGGCCGCGGCCGCGTTTACCTCGCGGGCGCTCCCGCCGgaacccagccccacccccaccctgttcgcgggccccagcctcctgccccggGAGTGTGGCCCGCCGTTGAGGCTGGACGTGCCCCCCGAGGGCAAGTGCGCGGCCCCCTCCACGCGGCCCGCCCTCTCCGCCCCCGCTCCCCGGCTAGGGGTCGGGGGCGGCCGCAGAACGCCCTTCCCCACGCATCGTGCCCCCCCGGCCCTGCTCACTCGGGTCCCCTCGGGGGGTCCCTCCAGGTACTGTGGGGGGCCTGGGAGACATCTTCTGTACCTGGGCCGGCCGGAGGGCTATCGGGGCCGCGCCCTAAAGAGGGTGGACGTCGAGAAGCCGCAGCTGCCCCCGAAGCCGCCCCTCGTCGCGCCCTCCCCCCCGCCGGCCGTCCCCAACGGCAgccattttcacttttaa